A genomic segment from Nitrospira sp. encodes:
- a CDS encoding Fumarylacetoacetate hydrolase family protein: MKLVSFQIDSPIGTFTRVGAWHGHSVVDLNMAYACLLADRREAQPRRLADAQVPATMLEFLEGGMSTMAAAALAFNHAVSLGPSARGSNGETIVYDPAAVRLTAPLPNPPSLRDFIAFEDHIAATSKRRGQPIPPEWYKAPVYYKGNHRTIIGPDQELCWPLNTTKLDYELELACIIGRTGMDIAERDATNYIAGYTIMNDFSARDIQFQEMACRLGPAKGKDFATAIGPCLVTPDEVPDLASLRMVARVNGEVWSEGRFGTIHWSFPQMIEHVSRGEAIYPGDLLGSGTVGGGCGLELDRYLKRGDVVELEIQPIGILRTTIAVNH, from the coding sequence ATGAAACTCGTGAGCTTCCAAATCGACAGTCCCATCGGAACCTTTACCAGGGTCGGTGCATGGCATGGTCACTCCGTCGTCGATCTCAATATGGCCTATGCCTGTCTCCTCGCGGACCGACGGGAAGCGCAACCGCGCCGACTCGCCGATGCGCAGGTGCCCGCAACCATGTTGGAGTTTTTGGAAGGCGGTATGTCCACGATGGCCGCTGCCGCTCTCGCCTTCAATCACGCGGTGAGTCTCGGCCCCTCCGCCAGAGGGTCGAACGGTGAGACGATTGTCTACGATCCGGCGGCCGTCCGGTTGACGGCCCCACTCCCCAACCCTCCTTCGCTGCGCGATTTCATCGCCTTCGAAGACCATATCGCCGCGACCTCCAAGCGGCGGGGGCAACCGATTCCGCCCGAGTGGTACAAGGCACCGGTCTACTATAAGGGCAACCATCGGACCATCATCGGACCGGATCAGGAGCTGTGCTGGCCGTTGAACACAACCAAGTTGGATTACGAATTGGAGTTGGCCTGTATCATCGGACGTACGGGGATGGATATCGCCGAACGGGATGCGACGAACTATATCGCCGGCTATACGATCATGAACGACTTCAGCGCGAGGGACATTCAGTTCCAGGAAATGGCCTGCCGGCTCGGGCCTGCAAAGGGAAAAGATTTCGCGACCGCCATCGGACCTTGCCTGGTCACACCCGACGAGGTCCCCGATCTGGCCTCATTGCGGATGGTCGCACGGGTGAACGGAGAGGTCTGGTCGGAAGGGCGGTTCGGCACGATCCATTGGTCCTTCCCGCAGATGATCGAACATGTGTCGCGGGGCGAAGCCATCTATCCCGGCGACCTGTTGGGGTCCGGCACGGTCGGCGGCGGATGCGGGTTGGAACTCGACCGATATCTCAAGCGCGGTGATGTCGTCGAACTGGAAATCCAGCCGATCGGCATCCTCAGAACGACGATTGCGGTGAACCACTAA
- a CDS encoding acetoin dehydrogenase E1 component alpha-subunit, with the protein MDQAVMANDIKRSDLLEMYYYLRLTRSLEERITALYRQGRIVGGVYTSHGMEAIAVGYASALKPDDVIAPFHRDMGAFLIRGFSPGEIIAQYLGKKTGPTKGKDGNVHMGDLKRGVLGFVSHLADNMPVATGAALAFKIRGESRVAFAGTGDGGTSRGDFHEAMNFAAVRRLPVVFFCTNNQYAYSTPLRHQMAITDVVERAKAYGMPGEIVDGNDVAAVYLASKRAVAKARAGEGPTFLEFKTMRMHGHSEHDAAKYVPRELLDEWKAKDPILKAERLLAQLGYGETSYFHEVGERVKKEVDAGTEFAEQSPLPEGRETLVGVFATEDEVQP; encoded by the coding sequence ATGGACCAGGCCGTCATGGCGAATGACATCAAACGCAGCGACCTCCTTGAGATGTATTACTACCTCCGGCTGACGAGAAGCTTGGAAGAGCGGATCACGGCCCTCTATCGGCAGGGCCGGATCGTCGGCGGCGTCTATACGAGTCACGGGATGGAGGCGATCGCCGTCGGTTATGCCTCGGCATTGAAACCGGACGACGTCATCGCACCCTTTCACCGCGATATGGGAGCCTTCCTGATTCGCGGGTTTTCCCCCGGTGAAATCATTGCTCAATACCTCGGCAAGAAGACCGGACCCACCAAAGGGAAGGACGGCAATGTCCACATGGGCGACCTGAAACGGGGGGTGCTCGGATTCGTCAGTCACCTGGCCGACAACATGCCGGTTGCCACCGGTGCGGCGCTGGCATTCAAGATCAGAGGAGAGTCCCGCGTCGCCTTTGCCGGAACCGGCGACGGCGGGACGAGCCGTGGTGATTTTCATGAGGCCATGAACTTTGCCGCGGTGCGCAGACTCCCGGTCGTGTTCTTCTGCACCAACAATCAATATGCCTACTCGACACCCTTGCGTCATCAAATGGCGATCACGGATGTGGTCGAGCGGGCGAAGGCCTACGGCATGCCGGGGGAGATCGTGGACGGTAACGATGTCGCGGCAGTCTACCTGGCATCGAAACGAGCCGTCGCAAAGGCGCGGGCCGGCGAAGGACCGACGTTTCTCGAATTCAAGACCATGCGCATGCACGGCCATTCCGAACATGACGCCGCGAAGTATGTCCCGCGTGAATTGCTGGATGAATGGAAGGCCAAGGACCCGATCCTCAAGGCAGAGCGGCTCCTGGCACAGTTAGGCTACGGCGAAACATCCTATTTCCACGAGGTCGGTGAACGGGTCAAGAAGGAGGTCGATGCAGGAACGGAGTTCGCCGAACAGAGCCCGCTTCCGGAGGGGCGTGAGACGTTGGTGGGAGTCTTCGCAACCGAGGACGAGGTGCAACCATGA
- a CDS encoding acetoin dehydrogenase E1 component beta-subunit, which produces MTTATAAQEVTYVEAISQALDEEMSRDRRVFLMGEDIGAYGGAFKVTEGFLEKYGEWRVLDTPLAESGFVGAAIGAAMMGLRPVVEMQFADFISCAFDQITEVAAKNHYRWGAAVPMVIRAPFGGGVHGGPFHSECPEGWFFHSPGLKIVAPSTPYDAKGLLKAAIRDPNPVLYFEHKFLYRRIKAIVPQEDYIVPIGKAEVKRTGSDISVITYGAMVHLALEAAEVLHKEGIDLEVVDLRTLIPLDKETVYASVRKTSKAIMLHEDNKTGGIGAEIAALLAEDCFDCLDGPIIRIAPPDTPVPFSTPLEEFFLPKVSDIVAGAKKLAAY; this is translated from the coding sequence ATGACGACCGCGACCGCCGCGCAGGAGGTTACCTACGTAGAGGCCATTTCACAGGCCCTGGATGAAGAAATGAGCCGTGACCGGCGCGTCTTTCTCATGGGAGAAGACATCGGCGCCTACGGCGGGGCCTTCAAGGTCACCGAAGGGTTTCTGGAAAAATACGGGGAATGGCGGGTCCTGGACACACCGCTCGCCGAATCCGGCTTCGTGGGTGCCGCCATCGGCGCGGCCATGATGGGGCTACGGCCTGTCGTCGAAATGCAGTTCGCGGACTTCATCTCCTGTGCCTTCGATCAGATCACCGAAGTCGCCGCAAAAAACCACTACCGCTGGGGTGCGGCGGTGCCTATGGTGATCCGAGCGCCCTTCGGCGGCGGCGTCCACGGCGGTCCCTTTCACTCCGAATGTCCGGAGGGTTGGTTCTTCCATTCGCCCGGCCTCAAGATCGTGGCTCCTTCGACACCCTACGACGCGAAGGGGCTCCTGAAGGCCGCGATTCGAGACCCCAACCCCGTGCTCTACTTCGAACACAAGTTTCTCTATCGCCGGATCAAGGCGATCGTGCCGCAGGAGGATTACATTGTTCCCATCGGAAAGGCAGAGGTGAAACGCACCGGCAGCGACATCTCCGTCATTACCTATGGAGCGATGGTGCACTTGGCATTGGAAGCGGCGGAAGTCCTGCATAAAGAAGGGATCGACCTTGAAGTCGTGGATCTGCGCACCTTGATCCCGCTCGACAAGGAGACGGTATACGCTTCGGTGCGCAAGACCAGCAAGGCCATCATGCTGCATGAAGACAACAAGACCGGCGGCATCGGAGCCGAAATCGCGGCGCTGCTGGCGGAAGACTGTTTCGACTGTTTGGACGGGCCGATCATCCGCATCGCCCCGCCGGACACGCCGGTGCCCTTCAGCACGCCGTTGGAAGAATTCTTCCTTCCCAAGGTGAGCGACATCGTCGCGGGAGCGAAGAAGTTGGCGGCCTACTAA
- a CDS encoding Dihydrolipoamide acetyltransferase component (E2) of acetoin dehydrogenase complex: protein MATDIVMPQLGESIAEGTVVKWLIPQGGAVERDQPLLEVETEKVTLDIPSPATGFLTEVLVPEGETVPVGTLLARLDNQSAAGVVNRVGGVVVRPMEPARSDEHRYSPAVRQLAKEQGIDLAVVTGSGEGGRVTKKDLLNYVAKRTASGNTPTPHSSPTAPHEALLPLTQMRKTIAERMVLSRRTAAHVATFFEADFSSIATFREGRALTYLPFVISAVTRAMKELPLLNSAWCDQGIVIKKDIHIGIAVALEEGLLVPVVRHADRKGLAQLAHDVSDLAERTRSKRLTPEEVLEGTFTITNHGGFGSLFSTPIINQPQAAILGVGSVQKRAVVINDAIAIRPMGYLSLSFDHRIIDGATADRFMAKVKSHLEESEWEKFL, encoded by the coding sequence GTGGCGACCGACATCGTCATGCCCCAGTTGGGTGAAAGCATCGCCGAAGGGACCGTTGTCAAGTGGTTGATCCCGCAGGGAGGCGCCGTCGAAAGGGACCAGCCGCTCCTGGAGGTGGAAACCGAGAAGGTCACACTCGACATTCCCTCTCCCGCCACCGGGTTCCTGACGGAGGTCCTCGTACCGGAAGGTGAGACCGTCCCGGTAGGAACGTTGTTGGCCAGGCTCGATAATCAGTCGGCTGCCGGCGTCGTCAATCGGGTCGGAGGGGTGGTCGTGCGACCGATGGAGCCGGCGCGGAGCGACGAGCACCGCTATTCGCCGGCTGTCCGGCAACTGGCAAAGGAACAGGGGATCGACTTGGCCGTAGTCACCGGAAGCGGTGAAGGCGGCAGGGTCACGAAGAAAGACCTCTTGAACTATGTCGCCAAACGTACGGCGTCCGGCAATACTCCCACTCCTCACTCCTCCCCCACCGCACCTCACGAAGCGCTGTTGCCGCTCACGCAGATGCGGAAGACCATCGCGGAACGCATGGTCCTCAGTCGCCGTACCGCCGCCCACGTGGCGACCTTCTTCGAAGCGGACTTCTCTTCCATCGCCACATTTCGGGAAGGCCGCGCCCTGACCTATCTGCCGTTCGTGATCAGTGCGGTGACCCGCGCCATGAAAGAGCTGCCTTTGCTGAACTCTGCCTGGTGCGATCAGGGGATCGTGATCAAAAAAGATATTCACATCGGCATTGCGGTGGCGCTCGAAGAAGGCCTCCTGGTTCCCGTCGTGCGCCATGCCGATCGGAAAGGGCTCGCACAACTGGCCCACGACGTATCGGACTTGGCGGAACGAACCAGGAGCAAACGGCTGACTCCTGAGGAAGTGCTTGAGGGGACCTTCACGATCACGAATCACGGCGGATTCGGCAGCCTCTTCAGCACGCCGATCATCAATCAGCCGCAGGCCGCCATCCTGGGGGTGGGTTCGGTGCAGAAACGTGCGGTCGTGATCAACGATGCCATCGCGATTCGGCCCATGGGTTACCTCAGCCTGTCGTTCGATCATCGGATCATCGACGGCGCGACCGCCGATCGTTTCATGGCGAAGGTCAAAAGCCACCTGGAGGAGAGCGAATGGGAGAAATTCCTGTGA
- a CDS encoding thiolase family protein: MGEIPVTTGYRAVIVSAARTPMGSFNGSFSSIPATKLGSLAIAEALKRARLPGDRIEEVMMGCVLSAGLGQAPARQAAIGAGLPHHVGAVTVNKVCGSSLQTVIMAARAIALGEAQAVVAGGMENMTRAPFLLEKARQGYRLGHGELTDSLIKDGLWDVYNQFHMGNAGELCAAKYRLSRQEVDDFALESYGRAREAIANGAFKREIVPVEVPQKKGAPVIVVDDEEPNRVDLARLRQLKPVFQEDGVLTVGNSPSCNDGAAALVIMAEEAAQKLGLVPMARIVGYAGAALAPEWFTIAPVEAIRRLLNQTGLSIGDIDLFEINEAFSAVSLAINRELGLDVKKVNVHGGAVALGHPIGATGARLLTTLLHAMEARDARRGLAGLCIGGGEALAIIVER; encoded by the coding sequence ATGGGAGAAATTCCTGTGACGACCGGATATCGAGCCGTCATCGTCAGTGCAGCCCGGACGCCGATGGGGAGCTTCAACGGTTCCTTCAGTTCGATACCGGCCACCAAGTTGGGCAGCCTCGCGATTGCGGAAGCGCTGAAACGAGCCCGCCTCCCCGGCGACCGAATCGAGGAGGTCATGATGGGTTGCGTGCTCAGCGCGGGACTCGGCCAGGCACCGGCCAGGCAGGCGGCGATCGGAGCGGGTCTTCCCCACCATGTCGGAGCCGTAACGGTCAACAAGGTCTGCGGGTCCAGCTTGCAAACCGTGATCATGGCGGCACGGGCCATCGCGCTGGGAGAAGCGCAAGCGGTGGTGGCGGGCGGCATGGAAAACATGACTCGCGCTCCGTTCCTACTGGAAAAAGCCAGACAGGGTTATCGACTGGGCCATGGAGAGTTGACCGACAGCCTGATCAAGGACGGGCTCTGGGATGTCTACAACCAATTTCACATGGGGAATGCCGGAGAACTCTGCGCCGCCAAGTATCGGTTGTCGCGGCAGGAAGTAGACGACTTCGCATTGGAAAGTTACGGGCGCGCCCGCGAAGCGATCGCAAACGGTGCCTTCAAGCGGGAGATCGTCCCGGTCGAGGTGCCGCAGAAGAAAGGAGCGCCGGTCATCGTCGTGGACGATGAGGAACCGAATCGCGTCGATCTGGCGCGGCTGCGACAACTCAAGCCGGTCTTTCAGGAGGACGGCGTCTTAACCGTGGGTAACTCCCCTTCCTGCAACGACGGGGCTGCGGCGTTGGTTATCATGGCAGAAGAGGCGGCACAGAAACTTGGTCTCGTTCCGATGGCACGTATTGTGGGTTATGCGGGCGCTGCGCTCGCGCCGGAATGGTTCACCATCGCACCGGTGGAGGCGATCCGTCGGCTGTTGAACCAGACTGGGCTTTCCATCGGCGACATCGATCTGTTCGAGATCAACGAAGCCTTCTCTGCCGTCTCGCTGGCCATCAACCGCGAGCTTGGACTCGACGTGAAAAAGGTGAATGTCCATGGCGGAGCCGTGGCTCTGGGCCACCCTATCGGCGCGACCGGGGCCAGGCTCCTCACAACGCTGCTCCATGCGATGGAGGCGCGTGATGCCCGTCGTGGGCTGGCCGGCCTCTGCATCGGAGGCGGAGAGGCGCTCGCCATCATCGTGGAACGATGA
- a CDS encoding 3-hydroxybutyryl-CoA dehydrogenase encodes MVLNFEFREHVTNHERQAVRTMTIDDIKTIGVVGAGQMGRGIAQVLATAGWTVLLADVTEEALEEAIRKIWEGVKKTVEKGALRADQAGSAMAIIHPLRQVERLREAQVVIEAIPEDPARKRALFAQLGQVCAPSALLASNTSSISIASLGMASGRPDRVVGIHFMNPVPVMRLVEVVRGVETSDHTVQLALDLVRRMGKTAVVCKDSPGFIVNRVLIPMINEAIFALEDGVASAEAIDLAMVEGTNHPMGPLALADRIGLDTVLAITEILHQDLGDPKFRPCPLLRKYVEAGWLGRKSGHGFYVYGDRPVANVT; translated from the coding sequence ATGGTTCTGAATTTTGAGTTTCGAGAACACGTGACGAATCACGAGAGACAAGCGGTTCGGACCATGACCATCGACGACATCAAGACCATCGGGGTCGTAGGCGCGGGACAGATGGGGCGAGGCATCGCCCAGGTGCTGGCCACCGCCGGATGGACTGTCCTGCTGGCGGACGTGACGGAAGAGGCGCTGGAAGAGGCCATCAGGAAAATCTGGGAGGGAGTCAAGAAGACCGTGGAGAAGGGGGCGTTGCGCGCTGATCAGGCAGGATCAGCCATGGCGATCATTCACCCGTTGAGGCAAGTGGAGCGATTGCGTGAGGCGCAGGTGGTGATCGAGGCCATACCGGAAGATCCCGCCAGGAAACGGGCGCTGTTCGCGCAACTCGGACAGGTCTGCGCCCCATCGGCACTGCTGGCCAGCAACACCTCTTCGATTTCGATCGCGAGCCTGGGCATGGCGTCCGGACGGCCCGATCGTGTCGTCGGCATTCATTTCATGAATCCCGTGCCGGTCATGCGACTCGTGGAGGTCGTGCGAGGGGTCGAAACCTCCGACCATACGGTGCAACTCGCGTTGGATCTCGTCCGCCGGATGGGAAAGACGGCGGTGGTCTGTAAGGATTCCCCAGGCTTTATCGTCAACCGGGTGCTGATCCCCATGATCAACGAAGCCATCTTTGCATTGGAAGACGGAGTCGCCTCCGCCGAGGCCATCGACCTGGCGATGGTGGAAGGGACCAACCATCCGATGGGACCCTTGGCGCTGGCAGACCGTATCGGACTGGATACGGTGCTCGCGATCACCGAGATCCTGCATCAAGATCTCGGTGATCCCAAGTTTCGTCCCTGCCCTCTGCTGCGCAAGTATGTCGAAGCAGGATGGCTCGGCAGGAAGAGCGGGCACGGATTCTATGTCTACGGGGACCGGCCGGTCGCGAATGTGACCTGA